From the Desulfovibrio sp. JY genome, one window contains:
- a CDS encoding PspA/IM30 family protein, whose product MGIFSRFKDIINSNINAMLDKAEDPEKLIRLMIQEMEETLVELKADCARTMAQAAKSGRGLDAVRERAARWGEKAELAVDKGREDMAREALMEKRALEGRAETLAEEQAAIAGMVDAYREDIGRLEEKLASAKERQRTLLHRHLRATGKKRVREDISRADSTEALLRFEEFESRIERMEAEAELAGSPGVTRRPAEGESLEARFDRLAADEDVERELARIKARRAE is encoded by the coding sequence ATGGGAATTTTCAGTCGCTTCAAGGATATCATCAATTCCAACATCAATGCCATGCTCGACAAGGCCGAAGACCCGGAAAAGCTCATCCGGCTCATGATCCAGGAAATGGAGGAAACCCTCGTCGAGCTCAAGGCCGATTGCGCCCGCACCATGGCCCAGGCCGCCAAGTCCGGCCGTGGCCTGGACGCCGTGCGGGAACGCGCCGCCCGCTGGGGAGAGAAGGCCGAGCTGGCCGTGGACAAGGGGCGCGAGGACATGGCCCGCGAGGCGCTCATGGAAAAGCGCGCCCTGGAAGGCCGAGCCGAGACCCTGGCCGAGGAGCAGGCCGCCATCGCCGGTATGGTCGACGCCTACCGCGAGGACATCGGCCGGCTCGAGGAAAAGCTCGCTTCGGCCAAGGAACGCCAGCGCACGCTTCTCCACCGCCATCTGCGGGCCACCGGCAAGAAGCGCGTGCGCGAGGACATCTCCCGGGCCGATTCCACCGAGGCCCTGCTGCGCTTCGAGGAATTCGAAAGCCGCATCGAACGCATGGAGGCCGAGGCCGAACTGGCCGGATCGCCCGGCGTCACCCGCCGCCCGGCCGAGGGCGAATCCCTGGAAGCCCGCTTCGACCGTCTCGCCGCCGACGAGGATGTGGAACGCGAACTGGCCCGCATCAAGGCCCGCCGAGCGGAATAA
- a CDS encoding sigma 54-interacting transcriptional regulator yields MTANTPGLVEALGQSDAFLAFMERVAAVARVDRPVVLVGERGSGKELAAARLHFHSPRWEGPFVVVNPAALPRTLLESELFGHEAGAFTGAARRRLGRFEMADRGTLFLDELQAAPRAVQEKLLRAVEYGAIERIGAGEPVNVDARVVAATNVDPRELVRRGRLMPDLLDRLAFAVLFVPPLRDRHGDIAYLAERFAARFAAELGRPEPPRFTAAALASLAAHDWPGNIRELKNTVERAVFEAAGPRIEHVTIDPFDQGRLCLPWTPPPGGQGPPGPPERNSPEGNGFPDGVVQEGPRPSWPPEASLPPWPEAIAAFETDLLRRALARAGGNQRRAADALGLTYHQFRGLYRKYAQALDAGRKAP; encoded by the coding sequence ATGACAGCCAACACCCCCGGCCTCGTCGAAGCCCTGGGCCAGTCCGACGCCTTCCTGGCCTTCATGGAACGCGTGGCCGCCGTGGCCCGGGTCGACCGGCCGGTGGTTCTCGTCGGCGAGCGCGGCAGCGGCAAGGAGCTGGCCGCCGCCCGGCTCCATTTCCATTCCCCGCGCTGGGAAGGACCGTTCGTGGTCGTCAATCCGGCGGCGCTGCCCCGCACGCTTCTGGAATCCGAACTTTTCGGCCACGAGGCCGGGGCGTTCACCGGCGCGGCCAGACGCCGGCTCGGCCGGTTCGAGATGGCCGACCGGGGCACGCTTTTTCTCGACGAACTGCAAGCCGCGCCACGGGCCGTGCAGGAAAAATTGCTGCGGGCCGTGGAATACGGGGCCATCGAACGCATCGGGGCCGGCGAGCCCGTCAATGTGGACGCCCGGGTCGTGGCCGCCACCAATGTCGATCCGCGCGAGCTGGTGCGGCGCGGCCGGCTCATGCCCGATCTCCTCGACCGCCTCGCCTTTGCCGTGCTTTTCGTACCTCCCCTGCGCGACCGCCACGGCGACATCGCCTATCTGGCCGAACGCTTCGCCGCCCGGTTCGCCGCCGAACTCGGCCGGCCCGAGCCGCCCCGCTTCACCGCCGCTGCCCTGGCCTCCCTGGCTGCCCACGACTGGCCCGGCAACATCCGGGAGCTCAAGAACACCGTGGAGCGGGCCGTGTTCGAGGCAGCCGGACCACGTATCGAACACGTGACCATTGATCCGTTCGACCAGGGGAGGCTCTGCCTCCCCTGGACCCCACCGCCGGGAGGCCAAGGGCCCCCCGGTCCCCCCGAACGGAACAGCCCAGAGGGAAACGGGTTTCCTGATGGGGTGGTCCAGGAGGGGCCTCGCCCCTCCTGGCCGCCGGAGGCGTCCCTCCCTCCATGGCCCGAAGCCATCGCCGCCTTCGAAACAGACCTGCTGCGCCGGGCGCTGGCGCGCGCGGGCGGCAACCAGCGCCGGGCGGCCGACGCCCTCGGGCTCACCTACCATCAGTTCCGGGGGCTTTATCGCAAGTACGCCCAGGCGCTTGACGCCGGGCGCAAAGCCCCGTAG
- a CDS encoding insulinase family protein: protein MPHQAPSDISCRAVRLPNGVRVATEVVPLVKTASLGVWIEAGSRHEAPGQEGMAHLWEHMAFKGTATRDALAIAKELDILGGLANAFTSREVTCFHIRVMDAHMERAFAVLSDIVLNPALDPEELAREKGVIVQEISMVEETPEDKVHEDFWAAAWANPAIAHPITGTPNSVMAATPKALAAWRKARYRPDAIAIVAAGSVDHDALVAMTEATFGRLPTVSAPAPGGVGTYTPPRLAVRRESEQNHVILSYPSVGNTSPARFGHTILATLLGGNMSSRLFQEVRERRGLAYSIYASINALAETGIFEIQAAVEPERTKELVDVVRAELAAVADGAVTREELEHTREHLKGLLYLGAESTENRMMRLARNTLLFGRHIPLAETAASLDTVTLADLAGIARAAFTDANAGLCILGPAAAIPD, encoded by the coding sequence ATGCCGCATCAAGCCCCATCCGACATTTCGTGTCGCGCCGTCCGGTTGCCAAACGGCGTGCGCGTGGCCACCGAAGTCGTGCCCCTGGTCAAAACGGCCAGCCTTGGCGTGTGGATCGAAGCCGGTTCCCGCCACGAAGCCCCCGGCCAGGAAGGCATGGCCCACCTGTGGGAACACATGGCCTTCAAGGGGACCGCCACCCGCGACGCCCTGGCCATCGCCAAGGAGCTCGACATCCTGGGGGGCCTGGCCAACGCGTTCACCTCCCGCGAGGTCACCTGCTTCCATATCCGCGTCATGGACGCCCACATGGAGCGGGCCTTTGCCGTGCTTTCCGACATCGTCCTCAATCCGGCCCTGGACCCCGAGGAACTGGCCCGCGAAAAAGGCGTGATCGTCCAGGAAATCTCCATGGTGGAGGAGACGCCCGAAGACAAGGTGCACGAGGATTTCTGGGCCGCCGCCTGGGCCAATCCCGCCATCGCCCACCCCATCACCGGCACGCCTAATTCCGTCATGGCGGCGACGCCCAAAGCACTGGCCGCCTGGCGCAAGGCCCGCTACCGCCCCGACGCCATCGCCATCGTCGCGGCCGGCTCGGTGGACCACGACGCCCTGGTCGCCATGACCGAGGCCACCTTCGGCCGGCTGCCGACCGTTTCCGCCCCGGCCCCGGGCGGCGTCGGGACCTACACCCCGCCGCGACTGGCCGTGCGCCGGGAAAGCGAACAAAATCACGTCATCCTGTCCTACCCGTCGGTCGGCAATACCAGCCCGGCGCGCTTCGGCCACACCATCCTGGCCACGCTGCTCGGCGGCAATATGTCTTCGCGCCTGTTCCAGGAAGTCCGGGAACGCCGGGGACTGGCCTACTCCATCTACGCCAGCATCAACGCCCTGGCCGAAACCGGCATCTTCGAAATCCAGGCCGCCGTGGAACCGGAACGCACCAAGGAACTTGTCGATGTGGTGCGCGCCGAGCTTGCCGCCGTGGCCGACGGCGCGGTAACCAGGGAAGAGCTGGAGCACACCCGCGAGCACCTCAAGGGACTGCTCTACCTGGGGGCGGAATCCACGGAAAATCGCATGATGCGCCTGGCCCGCAACACCCTGCTTTTTGGCCGCCATATCCCGCTTGCCGAGACCGCCGCCTCCCTGGACACGGTCACGCTGGCCGATCTGGCCGGCATCGCCCGCGCCGCCTTCACCGACGCGAACGCGGGCCTTTGCATCCTCGGACCGGCTGCCGCAATCCCCGATTGA
- a CDS encoding O-acetyl-ADP-ribose deacetylase, with product MSDQARYTVGKGTLLLIEGDITRDDADAIVNAANSALAGGGGVDGAIHRAAGPKLPEACRAIIAEIGRLPAGGAVITPGFDLPARHIIHTVGPIWHGGNSGEPEKLRSAYTQSLARAVENGLSSISFPAVSTGVYGFPVEKAAPIALTAMAEALTAGSIREVRVYLHGKHAFDLWRSAADALFGEITL from the coding sequence ATGTCTGATCAAGCACGCTACACCGTCGGCAAGGGGACCCTGCTTCTCATCGAAGGCGACATCACGCGGGACGACGCGGACGCCATCGTCAACGCCGCCAACTCCGCCCTGGCCGGCGGCGGCGGTGTGGACGGGGCCATCCACCGGGCCGCCGGGCCGAAACTCCCGGAAGCCTGCCGCGCCATCATCGCCGAAATCGGCCGTTTGCCCGCCGGCGGGGCCGTCATCACCCCCGGTTTCGACCTGCCCGCACGCCACATCATCCACACCGTCGGCCCCATCTGGCACGGCGGGAACTCCGGCGAACCCGAAAAACTGCGCTCCGCCTACACCCAATCCCTGGCCCGGGCCGTGGAAAACGGCCTGTCCAGCATCTCCTTTCCGGCCGTCTCCACCGGCGTCTACGGCTTTCCCGTGGAAAAGGCCGCGCCCATCGCCCTGACCGCCATGGCCGAAGCGCTCACGGCCGGCTCGATCCGGGAAGTTCGCGTCTATCTGCACGGAAAACATGCCTTCGACCTCTGGCGTTCAGCCGCGGATGCCTTATTTGGAGAAATTACGCTTTAG
- a CDS encoding methyltransferase domain-containing protein translates to MKWDSGQYLRFEKERTQPSIDLAGRIEKEDVKRVLDVGCGPGNSSEVLARRFPQARVLGIDSSPEMIESAKQAHSGIDFALCDAGKELESLEGGYDVVFSNACIQWVPDHKALLKNMMGLLAPGGVLAVQIPMNQHEPIHQIIGELVTSDAWKDAFPNPRVFHTLTQGHYFDLLAKLTASFTMWETTYYHVMPSREAILDWYRGTGLRPYLAALPDERKQDFEQAVLAKVRAQYPLQENAQVIFRFPRFFFTATR, encoded by the coding sequence GTGAAATGGGATTCGGGACAATATTTGCGATTTGAAAAAGAAAGGACCCAGCCCTCCATTGATCTGGCCGGAAGGATTGAAAAAGAGGATGTGAAGCGGGTCCTCGACGTGGGCTGTGGGCCGGGCAACAGCAGCGAAGTGCTGGCCAGGCGGTTTCCCCAGGCCCGGGTGCTCGGCATCGACAGCTCGCCCGAAATGATCGAGAGCGCCAAGCAGGCGCATTCCGGGATCGATTTCGCGCTGTGCGACGCGGGCAAGGAGCTGGAGAGCCTGGAGGGCGGCTACGACGTCGTCTTCTCCAACGCCTGCATCCAGTGGGTGCCGGATCACAAGGCGCTGCTGAAAAATATGATGGGCCTGCTTGCGCCCGGCGGCGTGCTCGCCGTGCAGATTCCCATGAACCAGCACGAGCCCATCCACCAAATCATCGGGGAACTCGTCACCAGCGACGCCTGGAAGGACGCCTTCCCCAATCCCCGCGTTTTCCACACCCTCACCCAGGGGCATTATTTCGACCTGCTGGCGAAGCTCACTGCGTCCTTCACCATGTGGGAGACGACCTACTACCACGTCATGCCGTCCCGCGAGGCCATCCTCGACTGGTACCGGGGCACGGGCCTTCGCCCCTACCTCGCGGCCCTCCCCGATGAGAGGAAACAAGACTTCGAACAGGCGGTCCTGGCCAAGGTGCGCGCGCAATACCCGCTCCAGGAAAACGCGCAGGTCATTTTCCGTTTCCCCCGATTCTTTTTCACCGCAACACGTTAA
- the hslV gene encoding ATP-dependent protease subunit HslV: protein MELRGTTILAVRTDAGVAVAGDGQVTLGQSVAMKHGARKVRRIYQDKVVIGFAGSTADAFTLFERFEAKLEEFSGNLVRASVELAKDWRKDKYLRRLEAMLIVADAGNVLLLSGNGDVIEPDDGVAAIGSGGPYALAAARALLRNTDMPAKEIVEKAMFIASEICVYTNDHIVVETIDR, encoded by the coding sequence ATGGAGTTACGCGGAACGACGATTCTGGCCGTACGCACGGATGCCGGCGTGGCCGTGGCCGGCGACGGCCAGGTGACGCTTGGCCAGTCGGTGGCCATGAAGCATGGCGCGCGCAAGGTGCGCCGCATCTATCAGGACAAGGTGGTCATCGGCTTTGCCGGGTCCACGGCGGATGCGTTTACGCTGTTCGAGCGTTTCGAGGCCAAGCTGGAAGAGTTCAGCGGCAATCTGGTCCGCGCGAGCGTGGAGCTGGCCAAGGACTGGCGCAAGGACAAGTATCTGCGCCGGCTGGAGGCCATGCTCATCGTGGCCGACGCGGGCAATGTGCTGCTTTTGTCGGGCAATGGCGACGTGATCGAGCCGGATGACGGCGTGGCGGCCATCGGCTCGGGCGGTCCCTATGCCCTGGCCGCGGCCCGGGCGCTTTTGCGCAACACGGACATGCCTGCCAAGGAAATCGTGGAAAAAGCCATGTTCATCGCCTCGGAAATCTGTGTCTACACCAACGACCACATTGTGGTGGAGACCATTGACCGCTAA
- the hslU gene encoding ATP-dependent protease ATPase subunit HslU, with product MHASLTPREIVSELDKYIIGQKDAKRMVAIAMRNRWRRQQIEPGLRDEIAPKNIIMIGPTGVGKTEIARRLAKLAGSPFFKVEATKFTEVGYVGRDVESMVRDLMEIGVNLVRKEELDRVAAKAEKAAEERLLDLLLPESQRGGENPIPMPAALEAPAMAATPSEPAGASTREKLRKLWREGKLDDRIVPVEVSVASPQVEIMSMPGMEDMGMQFKDMFSKVFPQRKKTRNMRVRDAYEVLLQEESDRLVDMDKVAEAAKERVEQTGIIFIDEIDKICGKQAGGGSGPDVSREGVQRDLLPVVEGCVVNTKYGMVKTDHILFIAAGAFHFSKPSDLVPELQGRFPLRVELRALTAEDFYRILTEPQNALTVQYKALIGTEGVTLNFTDEALHEVAEFAQRINEETENIGARRLYTIMEKILSDLSFAASDQNGQTVVVDPAYVRDKLVDVAENRDLSRYIL from the coding sequence ATGCACGCCAGTTTGACGCCGCGCGAGATCGTTTCCGAACTCGACAAATACATCATCGGCCAGAAGGACGCCAAGCGCATGGTGGCCATCGCCATGCGCAACCGTTGGCGTCGCCAGCAGATCGAACCCGGGCTGCGCGACGAGATCGCACCCAAAAACATCATCATGATCGGCCCCACGGGTGTGGGCAAAACCGAGATTGCCAGACGGCTGGCCAAGCTTGCCGGGTCGCCTTTTTTCAAGGTCGAGGCCACCAAGTTCACCGAGGTCGGTTACGTCGGCCGCGACGTGGAATCCATGGTGCGCGACCTGATGGAGATCGGGGTCAACCTCGTGCGCAAGGAGGAGCTCGACCGGGTCGCGGCCAAGGCGGAGAAAGCCGCCGAGGAACGCCTGCTCGACCTGCTTTTGCCCGAGTCCCAGCGCGGCGGGGAAAATCCCATTCCCATGCCGGCCGCCCTGGAAGCCCCGGCCATGGCCGCCACGCCAAGCGAACCCGCCGGCGCGAGCACCAGGGAGAAGCTCAGGAAACTGTGGCGCGAAGGCAAGCTCGACGACCGCATCGTGCCCGTTGAAGTGTCCGTAGCCTCACCCCAGGTGGAGATCATGTCCATGCCGGGCATGGAAGACATGGGCATGCAGTTCAAGGACATGTTTTCCAAGGTCTTTCCGCAGCGCAAGAAGACCCGCAACATGCGGGTGCGCGACGCCTACGAGGTGCTGTTGCAGGAGGAGTCCGACCGGCTGGTGGACATGGACAAGGTGGCCGAGGCGGCCAAGGAACGGGTGGAGCAGACGGGCATCATCTTCATCGACGAGATCGACAAGATCTGCGGCAAGCAGGCCGGCGGCGGCTCGGGCCCGGACGTGTCCCGCGAGGGCGTGCAGCGCGACCTTTTGCCCGTGGTCGAAGGCTGCGTGGTCAACACCAAGTACGGCATGGTCAAAACCGACCACATCCTTTTTATCGCCGCCGGCGCGTTCCACTTCTCCAAGCCCTCGGACCTCGTGCCGGAGTTGCAAGGCCGCTTTCCGCTGCGCGTGGAGCTTCGGGCGCTGACGGCCGAGGACTTCTACCGTATCCTGACCGAGCCGCAAAACGCCCTGACCGTGCAGTACAAGGCGCTGATCGGCACCGAAGGCGTGACGCTCAACTTTACCGACGAGGCCCTGCACGAGGTGGCCGAGTTCGCCCAGCGCATCAACGAGGAAACGGAAAATATCGGCGCCCGGCGGCTTTACACCATCATGGAGAAAATCCTCTCCGACCTGTCGTTCGCGGCCTCCGACCAGAACGGCCAGACCGTGGTCGTGGACCCGGCCTACGTCCGGGACAAGCTGGTGGACGTGGCTGAAAATCGTGATCTGTCGCGGTATATTTTGTAG
- the argB gene encoding acetylglutamate kinase, giving the protein MGREHAKARLLLEALPYIRKFFGKTVVIKYGGHAMVDEELQKSFALNIILLKYIGINPVIVHGGGPQIGHMLKQLGIVSEFKQGLRVTDDATMDVVEMVLVGKVNKNIVNLINLNGGSAVGLSGKDGHIITARKLEMVVEKSDAPPEIIDLGKVGEVTGIDTRLITTLLGQGFIPVIAPVGVDENGETYNINADTVAGAMASALGAMRLVLLTDVAGVLDKERTLISSLDIREASQAIANGVLTGGMIPKVQCCMEAVDAGVEKAHILDGRVENCIILEFFTNSGIGTEIVCKKCEL; this is encoded by the coding sequence ATGGGACGCGAACACGCCAAGGCGCGGCTTTTGCTTGAAGCCCTGCCCTACATCCGCAAGTTCTTCGGCAAGACGGTGGTCATCAAGTACGGCGGACACGCCATGGTGGACGAGGAGCTGCAAAAGAGCTTCGCCCTCAACATCATCCTGCTCAAGTACATCGGCATCAATCCGGTCATCGTGCACGGCGGCGGACCGCAGATCGGGCACATGCTCAAGCAGCTCGGCATTGTCAGCGAATTCAAGCAGGGGCTTCGCGTCACCGACGACGCCACCATGGACGTGGTGGAGATGGTGCTGGTCGGCAAGGTCAACAAGAACATCGTCAACCTGATCAACTTGAACGGCGGTTCGGCCGTGGGCCTGTCCGGCAAGGACGGCCACATCATCACCGCCCGCAAGCTGGAGATGGTCGTCGAGAAAAGCGACGCGCCCCCCGAAATCATCGACCTCGGCAAAGTGGGCGAGGTGACGGGCATCGACACCAGGCTCATCACCACGCTCTTGGGCCAGGGATTCATTCCGGTCATCGCGCCGGTGGGGGTGGACGAGAACGGCGAGACCTACAACATCAACGCCGACACCGTGGCCGGGGCCATGGCCTCGGCGCTCGGGGCCATGCGGCTGGTGCTTTTAACCGACGTGGCCGGGGTTCTGGACAAGGAGCGCACGCTCATTTCCTCCCTGGACATCCGGGAGGCCTCGCAAGCCATCGCCAACGGCGTGCTGACCGGGGGCATGATCCCCAAGGTCCAATGCTGCATGGAGGCCGTGGACGCCGGCGTGGAGAAGGCGCACATCCTGGACGGCCGGGTGGAAAACTGCATCATTCTGGAGTTTTTCACCAACTCCGGCATAGGCACGGAGATCGTTTGCAAGAAGTGTGAGCTTTAA
- a CDS encoding ribonuclease H-like domain-containing protein — MLQHTFLHLPGLGPTTERRLWADGILTWDDFLDAKTPPLGSVKVPMWRNELLASKERLAAGDADFFGERLPPAEAWRLFFDFRDSLACVDIETDGTPQNEVTAISLYDGIHTVRTYAHGQNLQDFTTDILDSKVLVTFNGRCFDAPVLRSHLRATLPKAHIDLRNVLTGIGVKGGLKKCEARYGVDRGDLTGVDGYFAVVLWREYMKRGDPALMETLLAYNAADVLALPVLLAHAINELLETTPFAGRYALPIPAPGDNPHAPDPDVLRRLAWAIGRK, encoded by the coding sequence GTGTTGCAGCATACCTTTTTGCATCTGCCCGGCCTTGGACCTACCACCGAGCGCCGTCTGTGGGCGGACGGCATCCTGACCTGGGACGATTTCCTCGACGCGAAGACGCCGCCGCTGGGATCGGTCAAGGTGCCCATGTGGCGCAACGAACTGCTCGCCTCCAAGGAACGGCTGGCCGCCGGCGACGCCGACTTCTTCGGCGAGCGCCTGCCCCCGGCCGAGGCCTGGCGGCTTTTTTTCGACTTTCGCGACAGCCTCGCCTGCGTGGACATCGAAACCGACGGCACGCCCCAAAACGAGGTCACGGCCATTTCCCTCTACGACGGCATCCACACCGTCCGCACCTACGCCCATGGACAGAACCTCCAGGATTTCACCACGGACATCCTGGACAGCAAGGTGCTGGTCACCTTCAACGGCCGCTGCTTCGACGCGCCCGTGTTGCGCTCGCACCTGCGGGCCACGCTGCCCAAGGCCCATATCGACCTGCGCAACGTGCTCACCGGCATCGGCGTCAAGGGCGGGCTCAAAAAGTGCGAGGCCCGCTACGGCGTGGACCGGGGCGACCTGACCGGGGTCGACGGCTACTTCGCCGTGGTGCTGTGGCGCGAATACATGAAACGCGGCGACCCGGCGCTCATGGAAACCCTGCTCGCCTATAACGCCGCCGACGTGCTGGCCCTGCCGGTGCTTTTGGCCCACGCCATAAACGAACTGCTCGAGACCACCCCTTTCGCCGGGCGCTACGCCCTGCCCATCCCCGCCCCCGGGGACAATCCCCATGCGCCGGACCCGGACGTGCTGCGCCGACTGGCCTGGGCCATCGGCCGCAAATAA
- a CDS encoding type II toxin-antitoxin system PemK/MazF family toxin: MSRFPERGDFVHLDFNPQAGHEQGGPRYALVLSHGAYNSASGLAIVSPITSHIKGYPFEVPIPEGERCYGVVLADHTKSIDWRARNLEVVGKASPELLDDVLARFLTLLTV; the protein is encoded by the coding sequence GTGAGTCGGTTTCCGGAACGAGGTGATTTCGTTCACCTGGATTTCAATCCCCAGGCCGGGCACGAACAAGGAGGGCCGCGTTACGCCCTGGTGCTTTCGCATGGAGCCTATAACAGCGCGTCCGGATTGGCCATTGTGTCGCCGATCACGAGCCATATAAAAGGCTACCCCTTCGAAGTCCCCATTCCGGAAGGCGAACGTTGCTACGGCGTTGTGCTCGCGGATCATACGAAAAGCATTGATTGGCGCGCGCGCAACCTCGAGGTCGTTGGCAAAGCTTCGCCCGAGCTTTTGGACGATGTGCTGGCGCGTTTTCTCACGCTGCTTACGGTGTAG
- a CDS encoding AbrB/MazE/SpoVT family DNA-binding domain-containing protein codes for METLVTRWGNSLGLRIPKGIATDAGLNAGDTVCIINAEEGILIKKVRKRPQYKLEDLVSRITDENKHTATDWGEPKGKELW; via the coding sequence ATGGAGACGTTGGTGACACGGTGGGGCAACAGCCTGGGGTTGCGTATTCCAAAAGGAATAGCCACGGATGCGGGACTTAACGCCGGCGATACGGTCTGCATCATCAATGCGGAAGAGGGAATTCTCATAAAGAAAGTCCGCAAGCGGCCGCAATATAAGCTGGAAGACCTGGTAAGCCGGATCACTGACGAAAACAAGCATACCGCGACGGATTGGGGTGAACCGAAAGGCAAGGAACTCTGGTGA
- a CDS encoding CinA family protein, with product MEETLRELAVRLGAALTGRGWMLGCAESCTGGLLSSVLTDTSGSSAWFAGAVVSYTNDIKRDVLGVPQEILDTLGAVSRETVLAMARGARGVLKADVGVAISGIAGPSGGTPQKPVGTVWIAWQSPDAVSAQHFQFTGDRQAVRQQAVHEAMHGVLALAERMNAEN from the coding sequence ATGGAAGAAACGTTGCGGGAACTGGCGGTCCGGCTCGGCGCGGCCCTGACCGGACGGGGATGGATGCTCGGCTGCGCCGAATCGTGCACCGGGGGACTTCTCTCCAGCGTGCTGACCGACACGTCCGGGTCCTCGGCCTGGTTCGCCGGGGCCGTGGTCTCCTACACCAACGACATCAAGCGCGACGTGCTGGGCGTTCCCCAGGAAATCCTCGATACCCTGGGCGCGGTCAGCCGCGAAACCGTGCTGGCCATGGCGCGCGGGGCGCGGGGAGTACTGAAGGCCGACGTCGGCGTGGCCATAAGCGGCATCGCCGGCCCCTCCGGCGGCACACCGCAAAAGCCGGTGGGCACGGTCTGGATCGCCTGGCAGAGCCCGGACGCCGTCAGCGCCCAACACTTCCAGTTCACCGGCGACAGGCAGGCCGTCAGGCAGCAGGCCGTGCACGAGGCCATGCACGGGGTCCTGGCCCTGGCCGAACGCATGAACGCCGAAAACTGA
- a CDS encoding amphi-Trp domain-containing protein, which translates to MGVKTARMGGVMGVWEAADRLESLARELRAGQLGLSAGRVSMNLSPAVMLDVEIKASQAEDREGLAVRLSWCPHRPERATPRGEF; encoded by the coding sequence ATGGGCGTGAAAACAGCCCGCATGGGCGGTGTGATGGGCGTGTGGGAGGCGGCGGACCGCCTGGAATCGCTGGCCCGGGAGCTGCGGGCCGGACAGCTTGGGCTTTCGGCCGGCCGGGTGTCCATGAACCTGTCGCCGGCGGTGATGCTCGATGTGGAGATAAAGGCCAGCCAGGCCGAAGACCGCGAGGGCCTTGCCGTGCGGCTGTCGTGGTGCCCGCACCGCCCCGAAAGGGCGACCCCGCGGGGCGAATTCTAG
- a CDS encoding RsbRD N-terminal domain-containing protein gives MLKLADFLVLEQKDVLDRWFDLILGTYAENTAVLWKKQKDPFANPVRHKFEIGMRGILLALAACGENMPDVAVFTPMLDEIVRVRAVQDFTPSQATAFIYLLKKAIREALWPQITEHDLFVELLALESSIDVLALFAFDIYCQCREKIVELRINQIKKQYDRLLKRANLLCDLPAEGEEP, from the coding sequence ATGCTTAAATTGGCGGATTTTCTGGTCCTTGAGCAAAAGGACGTGCTTGATCGCTGGTTCGATCTGATCCTCGGCACGTACGCCGAAAATACGGCGGTCCTCTGGAAAAAACAGAAGGATCCCTTTGCCAATCCCGTGCGGCACAAATTCGAGATCGGCATGCGGGGCATTCTCCTGGCCCTGGCCGCCTGCGGGGAAAACATGCCCGACGTGGCGGTTTTCACCCCCATGCTCGACGAGATCGTACGGGTGCGGGCCGTCCAGGATTTCACCCCGTCCCAGGCCACGGCGTTCATCTATCTGCTCAAAAAGGCCATACGTGAAGCGCTGTGGCCCCAGATCACCGAGCACGATCTGTTCGTCGAACTGCTCGCCCTCGAATCAAGCATCGATGTGTTGGCCCTTTTCGCCTTTGACATCTATTGCCAGTGCCGCGAAAAGATTGTCGAATTACGGATCAACCAGATCAAGAAACAGTATGACCGGCTCCTTAAGCGGGCCAATCTCCTCTGCGATTTACCCGCCGAGGGAGAGGAACCGTGA